The Plasmodium vivax chromosome 13, whole genome shotgun sequence nucleotide sequence TAACAAAGCAAAACCAAGCAAATCTTACCTTTGGGAGGCCCCCAAACGGAGAATGATCATACGGTAGGACGTTTTTACCGGACGTTCCGCCAATCGTTTTACAAGTTATCCCAGCCCCACTCGTACCATCTAATGTGTACTTCCTATTTTTCCCGCCTGTTATCCCTTTTCCCCATTATTGTGCCCCCAattttgaagtaaaaaaaaaaaaaattgtaattttcaaTGAGAAGGGTACAaacaatttttgcattttttttttttataattttttgttgtttaaTAAAACCGAGTACGGTTAGCATATTCTGTGAAATTATAAGTGATGAGGATGTATATACGAACACATTAAAAGGACAAAACTTCAGCAAAGAATTTATAACCCTATTTGACAGCAAGGATGTCCGCGTGAccatagaaaaattaattatagaagaacatgtaaaatattacattagcaaagtgagaaaaagcgaacataatattattaaaacgATTGAGAAATTATTGGTGAGGGAATTTCCATCCACCATTGGACTTAAGGAagatattgtaaaaaatgaactgctgaaatttttaagtattatatttacaaagcAGGAAGATGTtgtgaagaaattttttgcTCAACTGAATAAAAACTCCTTTGACATTGGAGCCAATTATCGCCATTTTGAAAGCAAATTTTTGgatgaatatgaaaatattgaaaatttaaaaaaaacttatttttccatttttaaccAAGTAACTGAGTCGCTGAATAGTACCAAGACGAGTGAAGATAACAAAAGCAGTGTGTACTTCATAGACATCAAGGATAGAGTTCTCTCCAATGTAGCATCACTTAAGGATACCTTGGCAAAGCTCAGAGGAGGAGTTGTCGCGCTGTATAATATTAACTACGGACTGAATGAGCTGAAGAATGAGGTGGATGTGTATATTTCAAATTTTCGAAGCGCTCAGCAGGGCGAAGAGGGCGGCGTCCCTGTCGGTGTGGACCCGGTCAATGGCAAAGAAAGCGAAGTGAACGTGCTGAACCTGGTGGAGGATGTGGCATCCAAACTGATGTTTAACCTGCGAACGAAAATTTCCAGCACGAGAGATGAACTGCAGAAAAGGCTGACCACTCTGGAGAAGGAGCTAATCGATCTGTCCAATGAGATCACCCGGTTGGACATTCAGCAGAATGTGCCCAAGCTCTCCATCGTAAAGAACAACAACTTCCTCAACATTGAGAGTATACGCAGTGAGTATGAGGAGTACGTGAACAAAACGGAGACCGGCGGGGAGGCTGCAGACGAGGGGAGCAGCGGCGTAAGCGGTATTAGCGGTATTAGCGGCGTAAGCAGTACCAGCGGCGTGGGCGGCGTGGGCGGCGGGAGCGACGGGCCCGTGTTCGAGAAAACCCTGCAGCTGCTGGAAAAGCACTCCCTCTGGGTGAAGGAGCAGGACGCCTTCACCTATTGCGAGCGGGATGACATCGCGGAAGTTCTGAAGATCTGCCTCAACCTCGTGGAGAAGCTCAGGGATCTGGTCATCCACGAAAATTTCAATTTGCTAATGAAGTAcgaaaatttgtataaagaGCTGAACAAATTTCTGTACCATTCGAGGAGCAGCACGCTGGACCTCTCCTACATGAAGGCGTGGTATTCCATCGAGAATTACAAAGGCACTGAGATTCTGATTGACGGAGTGGACAGGCTACTGCGCATGATTAGCATTCTAACGCAGATGattaaactttttaaagaaGCCAATAAGAATATGAACCCAGATGTGTTTTTTAACCTGAATAGATTAAGTAATGGGTTTCACAATGCAGCAAAGAAAGTGACTCTATT carries:
- a CDS encoding hypothetical protein, conserved (encoded by transcript PVX_086195A); its protein translation is MRRVQTIFAFFFFIIFCCLIKPSTVSIFCEIISDEDVYTNTLKGQNFSKEFITLFDSKDVRVTIEKLIIEEHVKYYISKVRKSEHNIIKTIEKLLVREFPSTIGLKEDIVKNELLKFLSIIFTKQEDVVKKFFAQLNKNSFDIGANYRHFESKFLDEYENIENLKKTYFSIFNQVTESLNSTKTSEDNKSSVYFIDIKDRVLSNVASLKDTLAKLRGGVVALYNINYGLNELKNEVDVYISNFRSAQQGEEGGVPVGVDPVNGKESEVNVLNLVEDVASKLMFNLRTKISSTRDELQKRLTTLEKELIDLSNEITRLDIQQNVPKLSIVKNNNFLNIESIRSEYEEYVNKTETGGEAADEGSSGVSGISGISGVSSTSGVGGVGGGSDGPVFEKTLQLLEKHSLWVKEQDAFTYCERDDIAEVLKICLNLVEKLRDLVIHENFNLLMKYENLYKELNKFLYHSRSSTLDLSYMKAWYSIENYKGTEILIDGVDRLLRMISILTQMIKLFKEANKNMNPDVFFNLNRLSNGFHNAAKKVTLFKMEIAKLMHPPHSLQVIKNNIEKFGHVYKDNLTKMKVITNSFDIASGNMQTEIDEILKIVSTMIQADSLISEFKKVRSVWKGHVKRTLKELNEKKGLLISAYRGNRNVIFPPEMDLSRPHLSSSGGLRNALSSVLSGALGSALNFGGNRNGNAINKSTLESPYFSNLYKSVIDKFDTMKNEKEMKRLFSVIYRSVDIIIQIIKDNRKQLNQEYKKKRKDIINLVNYRNDSRADMTNVYSKLVELEGDLVRNLQKLFLNKVNLNKQLEHSVEMTKADLFKDKVPPYCNLVEQFISKYFLTMVRWKRLINSNRSLFPPELISKVVE